One Sulfoacidibacillus ferrooxidans DNA window includes the following coding sequences:
- a CDS encoding GntR family transcriptional regulator codes for MARAGYPLYLQLKSWLIERISSGEWPEGTMIPTEQELMLEHGVSRTTVRQAVLDLVSSGDLIRRQGKGTYVARPDHIFTSSPLYGFKEEFDYLGRHVDILSLQIDLVPADIAIATHLRVSIGTPVIHVGRIVSEAGDPIFADESYLPESLRHVCSEEQLRHGSIFSALEAHGIAIASGEQIISAENASTETAQKLHCAVGDAVIHIMRTTKNGGGQPIEYSIARYRADAYEYRIRLARTLKM; via the coding sequence ATGGCGCGCGCCGGATACCCGCTGTATTTGCAGCTTAAATCCTGGCTTATAGAGCGCATTTCATCTGGAGAATGGCCAGAGGGAACCATGATTCCAACTGAACAAGAATTAATGTTGGAGCATGGTGTTTCCCGTACAACAGTTCGTCAAGCTGTGCTCGATCTCGTTTCATCTGGTGATTTGATTCGTCGTCAAGGAAAAGGAACCTATGTTGCTCGACCCGATCACATTTTCACTTCTTCACCTCTTTATGGATTTAAAGAAGAATTTGATTATTTAGGACGCCATGTAGATATTCTATCTCTACAGATCGATCTCGTCCCTGCAGACATCGCTATTGCCACACACTTACGAGTAAGCATCGGGACGCCAGTCATTCATGTTGGCCGTATTGTCAGTGAAGCAGGCGATCCCATCTTTGCTGATGAAAGCTACTTACCAGAGTCTTTACGCCATGTCTGTTCTGAAGAACAATTACGTCATGGATCGATCTTCTCTGCTTTAGAGGCACACGGTATCGCGATTGCTTCTGGAGAACAAATAATTAGTGCAGAAAATGCAAGTACTGAAACTGCTCAAAAATTGCATTGCGCCGTCGGAGATGCAGTCATTCATATTATGAGAACCACAAAAAATGGTGGTGGGCAACCCATTGAATATTCTATCGCCCGTTATCGTGCAGATGCCTATGAGTACCGCATTCGCCTTGCCCGCACACTAAAAATGTAA
- a CDS encoding aminopeptidase has product MADARAQKLAKLIVEYSCAVKPGEKILIEMFGPSTDLGKEIVKATYQAGGLPFVHIREQRVWRDWLMEITEEQLHIASEVDRALMEKMDCYVGLRGSENINEYADVPSDKMALFDTFYGTPVHSEARVKGTRWCVLRYPNASMAQLANMSVEAFEDFYYQVCTLDYSRMKVAMNSLKQLMEQTDKVHIVGPGATDLRFSIKGIPAVPCAGELNIPDGEVFTAPVRESVNGVIEFNTPSPYRGYVFENIRLTFENGKIIKAEANDTKRINHIFDADEGARYVGEFSFGLNPYIKEPMKDILFDEKIDGSFHFTPGNCYDEAYNGNHSSIHWDLVCIQRPEYGGGEIYFDDRLIRKDGRFVIPELDQLNPEHLQS; this is encoded by the coding sequence ATGGCAGATGCGAGAGCGCAAAAACTTGCAAAATTAATTGTTGAATATTCTTGTGCTGTAAAACCCGGTGAAAAAATATTGATTGAAATGTTCGGACCATCCACTGATCTAGGAAAAGAAATTGTAAAAGCTACTTATCAAGCGGGCGGGTTGCCTTTTGTACACATTCGAGAGCAACGTGTATGGCGAGATTGGTTAATGGAAATTACTGAGGAACAGTTACATATTGCGTCAGAGGTAGATCGAGCATTGATGGAGAAGATGGATTGCTATGTAGGACTTCGCGGAAGTGAAAACATCAATGAATATGCAGATGTACCAAGTGATAAAATGGCGTTATTTGATACGTTTTATGGAACGCCTGTTCATAGTGAGGCAAGAGTAAAAGGAACCAGATGGTGTGTGCTACGTTATCCTAACGCTTCAATGGCTCAGCTTGCCAATATGAGTGTAGAAGCATTCGAGGATTTTTATTATCAGGTATGTACGCTTGATTATAGTCGGATGAAAGTAGCCATGAACTCCTTAAAGCAACTTATGGAACAAACGGATAAGGTTCATATTGTCGGTCCTGGTGCAACGGACTTGCGTTTTAGCATAAAGGGAATTCCAGCCGTCCCTTGCGCAGGAGAATTGAACATACCGGATGGCGAAGTATTTACAGCTCCTGTCCGCGAATCAGTCAATGGAGTCATCGAATTCAATACACCATCGCCTTATCGTGGGTATGTGTTTGAAAATATCCGATTAACATTTGAAAATGGAAAGATAATAAAGGCTGAAGCAAATGATACAAAGCGAATCAATCACATTTTTGATGCAGATGAAGGTGCACGTTATGTGGGAGAATTTAGTTTTGGACTTAACCCGTATATTAAAGAACCCATGAAAGACATTTTATTTGATGAAAAAATAGACGGCAGTTTCCATTTTACTCCTGGAAATTGTTATGATGAGGCTTATAATGGAAACCATTCATCCATACATTGGGATTTGGTGTGTATTCAAAGACCGGAGTATGGTGGTGGTGAAATTTACTTTGATGATCGTTTGATTCGCAAAGATGGTCGGTTTGTTATTCCGGAATTAGATCAACTAAATCCTGAGCACTTACAATCCTGA
- a CDS encoding MFS transporter yields the protein MTDNSTEATPRFPLKFFTSRPNYHWYVVATVCIGAFMAALDGSIITVALPTIDREFNVNVSESAWVALAYLLTLTALLAMFGRIADIVGRRPLYTIGFSIFIIGSALCGASPTLSLLIGFRVLQGIGATMLQANSVAIVTAAVPQKVRGKAIGIQGSALAVGLSLGPAIGGLLIGFFGWRSIFYVNVPVGIIGTALAAMILPIDLHKDASAKSNFDFLGAFLLAVSLIAFLLGLNQGNDDGWGSPIIIGYFVATVLFAVLFYFQEKRHTSPLIDLGLFKIEQLTWGNITGSLSYGVMYGVLYIVPYFFEDVLHKPSSASGLLTTPLPIGMMLLAPVAGKIADKFGSKLPTVTGMGIATLGTIALIFVDDKTNLLFIIIALFFVGVGMGVFTPPNNSSVMGSTPPNRLGVSSGMLNMSRSLGQSVGIAYAFAIFQGVILIYHFTPKNAPVGPLIAGFKWTFIGVAIFGAVALFISLFRGNVEKVALPEEAHIIEL from the coding sequence ATGACAGACAATTCAACAGAAGCAACGCCTAGGTTTCCATTAAAGTTTTTTACTTCTAGGCCAAACTATCACTGGTATGTTGTCGCAACCGTATGTATCGGTGCGTTTATGGCAGCTCTTGATGGAAGTATTATCACAGTAGCACTTCCTACCATTGATAGAGAATTTAACGTAAATGTAAGCGAGAGCGCTTGGGTAGCGCTTGCCTATTTACTTACACTAACAGCACTTCTCGCCATGTTTGGTCGAATCGCAGATATTGTTGGAAGACGACCTTTATATACGATTGGATTTAGCATATTTATTATCGGCTCGGCGCTGTGTGGTGCATCACCCACACTCAGCCTACTCATCGGTTTTCGGGTTTTACAAGGAATTGGTGCTACCATGCTACAAGCAAACAGCGTAGCTATTGTTACTGCGGCCGTACCTCAAAAAGTACGAGGGAAAGCCATTGGCATTCAGGGATCCGCTCTTGCTGTAGGTCTTTCTCTTGGCCCTGCCATCGGAGGGCTGCTCATCGGTTTTTTTGGATGGCGCTCTATTTTTTATGTAAACGTGCCTGTAGGTATTATCGGAACCGCACTTGCAGCCATGATTTTGCCAATAGACTTGCATAAAGACGCAAGTGCAAAGTCAAACTTCGATTTTCTAGGCGCTTTTTTACTGGCTGTTAGCCTTATTGCCTTTTTACTTGGATTAAATCAGGGCAATGATGACGGCTGGGGCTCTCCTATTATCATTGGTTACTTTGTAGCGACAGTTCTTTTTGCCGTCCTTTTCTACTTTCAAGAAAAAAGGCATACTTCTCCACTCATTGACTTAGGGTTATTTAAAATTGAGCAACTTACCTGGGGTAACATTACTGGCTCCTTATCTTACGGTGTCATGTATGGAGTTTTATATATTGTTCCCTACTTTTTTGAAGATGTTCTCCACAAACCGTCATCGGCATCCGGCTTACTCACTACACCGTTGCCTATTGGCATGATGCTGCTAGCTCCTGTTGCAGGCAAAATTGCAGATAAATTCGGATCAAAATTGCCTACTGTCACTGGTATGGGGATTGCTACTCTAGGTACTATAGCGCTTATCTTTGTAGATGATAAAACAAACCTATTATTTATCATCATTGCACTATTTTTTGTTGGGGTCGGCATGGGGGTATTTACGCCGCCTAATAACAGCTCTGTGATGGGAAGCACGCCTCCCAATCGTCTTGGCGTTTCATCTGGCATGCTCAACATGTCGAGATCGCTAGGACAGAGTGTAGGAATTGCCTATGCGTTTGCTATTTTCCAGGGAGTTATTTTGATTTATCACTTTACTCCCAAAAATGCACCCGTAGGCCCACTTATTGCGGGATTTAAGTGGACGTTCATCGGTGTTGCTATCTTTGGTGCCGTTGCACTCTTTATCTCTCTCTTTAGAGGAAATGTAGAGAAGGTTGCTTTACCAGAAGAAGCGCATATCATTGAACTATAA